The proteins below come from a single Aegilops tauschii subsp. strangulata cultivar AL8/78 chromosome 6, Aet v6.0, whole genome shotgun sequence genomic window:
- the LOC109760750 gene encoding defensin J1-2-like, whose protein sequence is MTSYMKKVAEGPLGTGKAFVCLSLLMLLVLSSEKLESYGCIKRKSGKWLNDTCFIPGTCNAPCRDEGFDSGHCKNLWTCICYKNCTGLSL, encoded by the exons ATGACATCGTACATGAAGAAGGTTGCTGAAGGACCACTGGGAACCGGCAAGGCTTTCGTATGCCTGTCGCTGTTGATGCTGCTCGTGCTGTCATCTG AAAAACTGGAGTCGTATGGCTGCATAAAGCGGAAGAGCGGGAAGTGGCTCAACGACACTTGCTTCATACCAGGCACCTGCAACGCGCCCTGCAGGGACGAGGGCTTCGACAGCGGCCATTGCAAGAACCTCTGGACATGCATCTGCTACAAGAACTGCACCGGCTTAT